A region from the Aegilops tauschii subsp. strangulata cultivar AL8/78 chromosome 5, Aet v6.0, whole genome shotgun sequence genome encodes:
- the LOC120964296 gene encoding uncharacterized protein, with translation MWKTNWPWQIRPCDKNKFLVRFPPNKRIAEFAEYPSMNLKRKKATISFMKWGGEMPEYESSIETWIVMEGLPPKWISWSVIAQVASILGVLVNIDWHMIFRSFYEKVRIQVAVRDPSKIPTDRVVEIQHELYLLRLAVEKDAEESSNSDNPSDPTSNKIEDTNVNSDDDLLGEEMQTEMEKSGKIINTPRPSAAPRGSKSNSYKTPRATIENTTGSKTQRAPLTKSYLEVVQKKTRDDFGEKLLPSFEAAVNQGHDKAVGLKNNKTAMKWGPIEATTMSDRIIRDGKPALTKAQELKQKRDLEILKESQPLPPNSRNKIKSISSELNDIWTREEIKARQRSRERDILEGEHYTGYFKAIANQKRSKKQVLMLEGENVPVNDPKGDREEDYKKPILMGGGHARCCQAGAKRDRAEAGAGGKKSPTPPVARSRLIGGRYGGELSGSDLIML, from the exons ATGTGGAAAACCAACTGGCCATGGCAGATAAGACCATGTGATAAAAACAAATTCCTGGTGAGGTTCCCCCCAAATAAAAGAATTGCTGAGTTTGCTGAGTACCCATCCATGAATCTGAAAAGGAAGAAAGCAACTATATCTTTCATGAAATGGGGAGGAGAAATGCCAGAATATGAGTCCTCGATAGAAACTTGGATAGTAATGGAAGGATTGCCCCCAAAGTGGATAAGCTGGAGTGTTATAGCTCAAGTGGCATCCATTTTAGGGGTTCTGGTTAATATTGATTGGCACATGATATTCAGAAGCTTTTATGAGAAAGTGAGAATTCAAGTTGCAGTCAGAGACCCCAGCAAAATACCTACTGATAGAGTGGTGGAAATTCAGCATGAGTTGTATCTGTTGAGGCTTGCAGTGGAAAAAGATGCTGAAGAAAGCTCCAATTCTGACAACCCATCTGACCCTACTAGCAATAAGATTGAGGACACCAATGTCAACAGTGATGATGATCTGCTGGGAGAAGAAATGCAAACTGAGATGGAAAAGTCTGGGAAAATTATTAATACCCCAAGGCCCTCTGCTGCTCCTAGAGGATCCAAATCAAATAGCTACAAAACTCCTCGGGCTACTATTGAGAATACTACAGGCTCAAAAACTCAGAGAGCTCCACTGACCAAAAGCTATTTGGAAGTGGTCCAGAAGAAAACTAGAGATGATTTTGGAGAAAAGTTGCTACCTAGCTTTGAAGCTGCTGTAAATCAAGGTCATGACAAGGCTGTTGGTCTAAAAAACAACAAAACTGCTATGAAGTGGGGGCCTATAGAAGCCACCACAATGAGTGACAGAATCATAAGAGATGGGAAACCTGCTCTGACCAAGGCCCAAGAATTGAAGCAGAAGAGAGACTTGGAGATTCTTAAAG AATCCCAACCTCTTCCCCCTAACTCCAGGAATAAAATTAAATCTATTTCAAGTGAGCTGAATGATATCTGGACTAGGGAGGAGATCAAAGCCAGGCAGAGATCCAGAGAGAGGGACATCTTGGAGGGAGAACATTATACTGGATACTTCAAGGCCATTGCTAACCAGAAAAGGAGTAAGAAACAAGTACTGATGCTGGAAGGAGAAAATGTTCCTGTGAATGATCCTAAAG GTGATCGTGAGGAAGACTACAAAAAACCTATCCTTATGGGAGGTGGTCATGCCAGATGCTGCCAAGCCGGAGCTAAAAGAGATCGTGCGGAAGCTGGAGCAGGTGGCAAGAAATCCCCCACCCCTCCTGTGGCCAGATCGAGGTTGATTGGGGGAAGATATGGGGGAGAACTCTCTGGGAGCGACCTGATCATGCTTTGA